Proteins encoded in a region of the Pieris brassicae chromosome 3, ilPieBrab1.1, whole genome shotgun sequence genome:
- the LOC123707091 gene encoding glutathione S-transferase 1-like, whose amino-acid sequence MPKLYKKDASPPARTVMIVSYILGVSYEPQELNPLLREQDTPEMFKKNPMKTIPLWEEDNFCLADSHAIILYLFDKYAKPEHEYLYPRDKRIRATINHRLFFDCGILFPRLRSIMGPTYTGKLTKLSKSIIRNLDSAYETLEKYLENTIYLADNVMTLADISIFTTMSTLNGLHPINNNRYPKLKRWFNVMCAENFNQEINEPGAKEHVEGLLAFMKNNLNKSKL is encoded by the exons ACGGTTATGATTGTTTCCTATATATTGGGAGTTTCTTACGAACCTCAAGAATTGAATCCATTATTACGAGAACAAGACACTCCGGAAATGTTCAAG AAAAACCCTATGAAGACTATACCTTTGTGGGAAGAAGATAATTTCTGCTTAGCTGATAG TCATGCTATAATTCTCTACCTGTTTGATAAATACGCTAAGCCAGAGCATGAATATTTATATCCTAGAGACAAAAGAATAAGAGCAACTATTAATCACAGGTTATTCTTTGATTGTGGCATTTTATTTCCAAGATTAAGATCTATAATG ggGCCAACATATACTGGTAAATTGACAAAGTTatcaaaatcaataataagGAATTTGGACAGTGCCTATGAAACTCTAGAGAAATACCTTGAAAACACCATATACTTAGCTGACAATGTTATGACACTGGCTGACATAAGCATATTTACAACTATGTCTACTCTTAATGGTTTACATCctatcaataataatag ATATCCAAAACTAAAAAGGTGGTTTAATGTCATGTGTGCTGAAAACTTTAATCAAGAAATTAATGAGCCAGGTGCCAAAGAACATGTAGAGGGACTTTTAgcttttatgaaaaacaatttgaataaatCAAAACTTTAG
- the LOC123707090 gene encoding ubiquitin-conjugating enzyme E2 Q2 yields the protein MACLNTLKLEIKTLEQVFPKNHERFQIMSASVDELTCRFVGKNGKKYEIHANITETYPTTPPVWFAESEDPIVTNAVQILTNTQGRDNHVINQVGILLRELCKLHGIPEPPDLDSLSLPIYPAPQHRVPSVTSNGAESGTEEDEDMAAEEDDSEGEDDLPLEMVEDAARSNKDDMETEHLATLERLRQNQRQDYLSGSVSGSLQATDRLMKELRDIYRSHSFKSNMYSIELVNDSLYEWNIRLRSVDPDSPLHNDLLVLKEKEGKDSILLNIMFKETYPFEPPFVRVVYPIISGGYVLVGGAICMELLTKQGWSSAYTVEAVIMQIAATLVKGKARIQFGATKVVSQSQYSLARAQQSFKCLVQIHEKNGWFTPPKEDG from the exons ATGGCTTGCTTAAATACACTTAAGTTAGAAATTAAAACGTTAGAACAAGTGTTTCCCAAAAATCATGAGCGATTTCAGATAATGTCAGCTAGTGTCGACGAACTGACCTGCAGATTCGTTGgcaaaaatggaaaaaaatatgaaatacacGCAAATATCACA GAAACATACCCTACCACACCACCAGTTTGGTTTGCAGAAAGTGAGGATCCCATAGTGACCAATGCGGTTCAAATTTTAACTAACACACAAGGAAGAGACAATCATGTTATAAATCAG GTTGGTATATTGTTGAGAGAACTATGCAAGTTACATGGTATCCCCGAGCCTCCAGACTTGGATTCACTCTCACTGCCCATATATCCGGCACCACAACATAG aGTACCAAGTGTAACGTCTAACGGTGCTGAATCTGGAACAGAGGAAGATGAAGATATGGCTGCTGAAGAAGATGATTCAGAAGGAGAGGATGACTTGCCACTAGAGATGGTTGAGGATGCTGCTAGAAGCAACaag GATGATATGGAAACAGAACACCTAGCAACACTAGAACGGCTGAGACAAAATCAACGACAAGATTACCTGTCAGGCAGTGTATCAGGCAGCCTGCAGGCTACAGATAGACTTATGAAAGAGCTACGAGATATATACCGCTCACACTCATTCAAGAGCAATATGTATTCTATAG AACTGGTAAATGATTCCCTATATGAATGGAATATAAGACTGCGGTCTGTTGATCCTGACAGTCCGCTACACAATGATCTGCtagtattaaaagaaaaagaaggcAAGGACTCCATACTCCTCAATATCATGTTTAAAGAAACATATCCATTTGAGCCGCCCTTTGTTAGGGTGGTCTATCCTATAATTTCtg GAGGCTACGTCCTAGTGGGTGGTGCAATATGTATGGAACTACTCACGAAACAAGGCTGGTCATCCGCTTACACGGTAGAAGCGGTTATTATGCAAATCGCGGCAACCCTAGTCAAGGGTAAAGCGCGGATACAATTTGGCGCGACAAAAGTCGTGTCGCAGTCGCAATATAGCCTTGCGCGTGCGCAACAGAGCTTCAAGTGCCTCGTGCAAATACACGAGAAGAAtg GATGGTTCACACCGCCCAAGGAGGACGGCTAA
- the LOC123707376 gene encoding probable ATP-dependent RNA helicase DHX34 isoform X1 has protein sequence MNCKLGDSRSKRRRSESCERKALEYSKRRRSPRNSPTRVSLSDPEYFSFLNYKRNLNKIILYNNDTNTVANSIDDFWVFVKKYEATLRKGNKPILSYESEEKRVNNLGISETFSKGDCINFTSKIKFMESVYDEGAKNRLNEKKFKVFLNIISIYIDFKNKEKFEKLKKLRKAQRDLPVAKFRSDIVNAVQNEKVVVVAGDTGCGKSTQVPQYLHEAGFQNIACTQPRRIACISLSKRVAYEMLAQYETKVGYQIRFEKSKTADTSVCFITEGLLLRQMSSENLPNYDVIILDEIHERHLMGDFLLGVLKCLIHTRTDIKLVLMSATINIKLFEEYFSAESAVVIQVPGRLFPIELHYKPILIEDKPTRDDRLDPQPYVQIMHMIDNKFPSDERGDLLIFMSGVQEITSIYDAAQQYAEKNKNWIVLPLHSGLSLIEQDKVFDYPPEGVRKCIISTNIAETSVTIDGIRFVVDSGKVKEMSYDSSTKMQRLKEFWISQASADQRKGRAGRTGPGVCYRIYAEQQYTDMDAFSTPEVSRVPLASLLLLMSSLGVNDVRRFPFIDTPPEDAIENALLELKQHGALTSNEKLTPLGKALANLPVEVSLAKALVIGSATLPPNKLDSALALTAALGIRSIFTTRAHRDFECENSRKPDESDHGDPITLVSLYCAWLKEKCKGGGRAWCRRRGIEEQRLYELTKLAAQLKALLQDNNLMEAPETESMTSTERAMRHGQMKQLKDMRRQYKQKAADDSKKRKRLKVDSWEIVDDKDDNSMDIRDIEFRLSNDANRIQSLINGSSTSSGRDLAMLKIVLCRALYPQIAVADEFNHCKSVAEQLYHTWSKPFVFLHPTSYFGKQGRVLQLVEADIQTDILGFKSKLPVSSRHQILCYLSLLETTKPYIVNSMRMPAAQTLLLLAHSIDTNFGFSRIICDSWLLLEFPYPDTGLKLLYKATKLRQRWDALINRRLLDANPNKSVESELEKNKPKLSYDEIQYELSKDFSSYLNSDVCYTIKRLLPADLKALYSCEEQANVDPNPFDLEFKCRPHDKKGGVYVTDNVVFNCIMDSDWSYNSYQETYSVPWNCPNCGITVCLSPLERLQHTEFTCSVKEEKEIKPIVKEIKPNGREYKCDNCKEILYMTPVEILRHKKNCR, from the exons ATGAACTGCAAATTAGGTGACTCAAGATCTAAACGTAGAAGATCAGAATCATGTGAAAGGAAAGCCCTTGAATATAGTAAAAGAAGAAGGTCGCCTAGAAATAGTCCAACAAGAGTTTCTCTTAGTGACCCAGAATATTTTAgctttttaaactataaacgaaacttgaataaaataattctatacAATAATGATACAAACACAGTTGCAAATAGTATTGATGATTTTTGGGTGTTTGTCAAAAAATATGAAGCCACTCTAAGAAAAGGTAACAAACCAATTCTATCTTATGAATCTGAAGAAAAAAGAGTAAATAATTTGGGAATATCAGAAACTTTTTCAAAAGGTGATTGCATTAATTTtacatcaaaaattaaatttatggaaTCTGTTTATGATGAAGGAGCTAAGAACAGACTTAATGAGAAAAAGTTTAAAGTCTTTCtcaacataatttcaatttacattgattttaaaaataaggagaagtttgaaaaactaaaaaagctGAGGAAAGCTCAGAGGGACTTACCAGTTGCTAAGTTTAG aagTGATATAGTAAACGCGGTGCAGAATGAAAAAGTTGTTGTTGTTGCTGGAGACACTGGTTGTGGTAAATCAACCCAAGTTCCGCAATATCTACATGAAGCTGGTTTTCAAAATATTg CATGCACACAACCCAGAAGAATTGCATGTATCTCTTTATCAAAAAGAGTGGCGTATGAAATGCTTGCTCAATATGAAACAAAAGTTGGTTATCAAATTAGATTTGAAAAGAGCAAGACTGCTGATACTAGCGTTTGTTTTATCACTGAGGGACTTTTATTGCGAcag ATGTCGTCGGAGAACTTGCCGAACTACGATGTCATAATCCTAGATGAAATACACGAACGACACTTAATGGGCGACTTTCTGTTGGGCGTGCTCAAATGCCTCATACATACTCGTACTGATATCAAACTTGTTCTTATGTCAGCTACaatcaatataaaactatttgaagAATATTTTAGTGCTGAATCTGCTGTTGTTATTCAA GTGCCAGGCCGATTATTCCCAATTGAACTGCACTATAAGCCGATATTAATCGAAGATAAACCCACAAGAGATGACCGGCTTGATCCACAGCCGTACGTCCAGATTATGCATATGATAGACAACAAATTTCCAA GTGATGAAAGAGGCGACCTTTTAATATTCATGTCCGGAGTGCAAGAAATTACATCTATTTATGACGCGGCACAACAGTATGCGGAAAAGAACAAAAATTGGATAGTTCTGCCTTTACATAGTGGACTGTCGTTGATTGAACAAGATAAG GTATTTGACTACCCACCAGAAGGAGTGCGGAAGTGCATAATATCTACGAACATAGCTGAAACATCAGTCACCATAGATGGTATACGTTTTGTTGTTGATTCTGGAAAG GTAAAAGAAATGAGTTATGATTCGTCAACTAAAATGCAGAGATTAAAAGAATTTTGGATCTCGCAAGCAAGTGCTGATCAGAGAAAAGGAAGGGCTGGAAGAACAG gtcCCGGTGTCTGCTACCGTATATACGCCGAGCAGCAGTACACAGATATGGATGCCTTCAGTACTCCTGAAGTGTCCCGAGTTCCTCTGGCGTCGCTACTGCTTCTCATGAGCTCCTTGGGGGTTAACGATGTTAGGCGGTTTCCATTTATAGACACACCTCCAGAAGACGCTATCGAAAATGCTTTATTGGAGTTGAAGCAGCAT gggGCCCTAACGTCAAATGAAAAACTAACACCACTAGGCAAAGCTTTAGCGAACTTACCAGTGGAGGTGTCTTTGGCTAAAGCTTTAGTCATAGGAAGTGCCACCTTACCGCCCAATAAGTTGGACTCTGCGCTTGCGTTGACTGCTGCATTGGGTATACGCTCCATTTTTACGACGCGTGCGCATCGTGACTTTGAGTGCgag aattcCAGAAAACCAGACGAATCGGACCACGGTGATCCAATAACGCTAGTATCGTTATACTGTGCGTGGTTGAAGGAGAAATGTAAGGGTGGAGGGCGAGCCTGGTGCAGACGTCGGGGCATAGAGGAGCAAAGATTGTACGAGCTGACTAAACTAGCTGCTCAGCTTAAGGCGTTGTTACAG GATAACAACCTAATGGAGGCCCCCGAAACAGAATCAATGACATCCACTGAAAGAGCGATGCGACACGGTCAGatgaaacaattaaaagaTATGAGAAG ACAGTACAAGCAAAAAGCGGCTGACGACTCAAAGAAACGAAAGCGCTTGAAAGTTGACTCTTGGGAAATAGTTGACGATAAAGATGACAACAGTATGGATATAAGAGATATTGAGTTTCGATTAAGTAATGATGCAAATAGAATACAATCTTTGATTAACGGGTCCAGTACGTCCAGTGGAAGGGACCTGGCTATGTTGAAG attGTACTATGTCGTGCCCTGTACCCACAAATAGCGGTCGCTGATGAGTTCAATCATTGCaag tcTGTTGCCGAACAATTATATCACACATGGAGTAAACCGTTCGTATTTCTACACCCGACGTCATACTTTGGCAAGCAAGGCCGAGTGCTTCAACTAGTCGAGGCGGACATACAAACAGATATACTTGGGTTCAAAAGCAAGCTCCCCGTTTCATCTAGACATCAGATTCTATGCTATTT ATCCTTACTAGAAACGACTAAGCCATATATAGTGAATTCAATGCGTATGCCGGCTGCGCAGACGCTGTTATTACTCGCCCATAGTATTGATACTAATTTTGGATTTTCAAG AATAATATGCGATTCGTGGCTGTTATTGGAGTTTCCGTACCCTGACACTGGCTTGAAATTACTATACAAAGCAACAAAATTGAGACAAAGATGGGATGCGTTAATAAATAGGCGGTTATTAG ATGCAAATCCAAATAAATCAGTGGAGAGTGAATTAGAAAAGAATAAACCAAAGCTCTCGTATGACGAAATTCAGTACGAATTATCTAAAGATTTTAGTTCATATCTAAATAGCGACGTTTGTTATACGATAAAAAGGCTTTTGCCGGCGGATCTAAAGGCTCTATACAGTTGTGAGGAACAAGCCAATGTGGACCCTAATCCGTTTGATTTAGAGTTCAAATGTCGACCTCATGACAAGAAGGGTGGAGTTTATGTCACAGATAATGTCGTTTTTAATTG TATCATGGATTCAGACTGGAGCTACAACTCTTACCAAGAAACATATTCAGTACCGTGGAATTGCCCGAATTGCGGCATAACTGTATGTCTGTCTCCTTTAGAACGATTACAGCATACCGAATTCACATGTTCCGTGAAAGAAGAGAAAGAgattaaaccaattgtaaaagaaattaaacccAACGGAAGAGAATATAAATGCGATAATTGTAAAGAGATATTGTATATGACACCCGTTGAAATATTGAGGCATAAAAAGAATTGTAGATAA
- the LOC123707376 gene encoding probable ATP-dependent RNA helicase DHX34 isoform X2: MLAQYETKVGYQIRFEKSKTADTSVCFITEGLLLRQMSSENLPNYDVIILDEIHERHLMGDFLLGVLKCLIHTRTDIKLVLMSATINIKLFEEYFSAESAVVIQVPGRLFPIELHYKPILIEDKPTRDDRLDPQPYVQIMHMIDNKFPSDERGDLLIFMSGVQEITSIYDAAQQYAEKNKNWIVLPLHSGLSLIEQDKVFDYPPEGVRKCIISTNIAETSVTIDGIRFVVDSGKVKEMSYDSSTKMQRLKEFWISQASADQRKGRAGRTGPGVCYRIYAEQQYTDMDAFSTPEVSRVPLASLLLLMSSLGVNDVRRFPFIDTPPEDAIENALLELKQHGALTSNEKLTPLGKALANLPVEVSLAKALVIGSATLPPNKLDSALALTAALGIRSIFTTRAHRDFECENSRKPDESDHGDPITLVSLYCAWLKEKCKGGGRAWCRRRGIEEQRLYELTKLAAQLKALLQDNNLMEAPETESMTSTERAMRHGQMKQLKDMRRQYKQKAADDSKKRKRLKVDSWEIVDDKDDNSMDIRDIEFRLSNDANRIQSLINGSSTSSGRDLAMLKIVLCRALYPQIAVADEFNHCKSVAEQLYHTWSKPFVFLHPTSYFGKQGRVLQLVEADIQTDILGFKSKLPVSSRHQILCYLSLLETTKPYIVNSMRMPAAQTLLLLAHSIDTNFGFSRIICDSWLLLEFPYPDTGLKLLYKATKLRQRWDALINRRLLDANPNKSVESELEKNKPKLSYDEIQYELSKDFSSYLNSDVCYTIKRLLPADLKALYSCEEQANVDPNPFDLEFKCRPHDKKGGVYVTDNVVFNCIMDSDWSYNSYQETYSVPWNCPNCGITVCLSPLERLQHTEFTCSVKEEKEIKPIVKEIKPNGREYKCDNCKEILYMTPVEILRHKKNCR; this comes from the exons ATGCTTGCTCAATATGAAACAAAAGTTGGTTATCAAATTAGATTTGAAAAGAGCAAGACTGCTGATACTAGCGTTTGTTTTATCACTGAGGGACTTTTATTGCGAcag ATGTCGTCGGAGAACTTGCCGAACTACGATGTCATAATCCTAGATGAAATACACGAACGACACTTAATGGGCGACTTTCTGTTGGGCGTGCTCAAATGCCTCATACATACTCGTACTGATATCAAACTTGTTCTTATGTCAGCTACaatcaatataaaactatttgaagAATATTTTAGTGCTGAATCTGCTGTTGTTATTCAA GTGCCAGGCCGATTATTCCCAATTGAACTGCACTATAAGCCGATATTAATCGAAGATAAACCCACAAGAGATGACCGGCTTGATCCACAGCCGTACGTCCAGATTATGCATATGATAGACAACAAATTTCCAA GTGATGAAAGAGGCGACCTTTTAATATTCATGTCCGGAGTGCAAGAAATTACATCTATTTATGACGCGGCACAACAGTATGCGGAAAAGAACAAAAATTGGATAGTTCTGCCTTTACATAGTGGACTGTCGTTGATTGAACAAGATAAG GTATTTGACTACCCACCAGAAGGAGTGCGGAAGTGCATAATATCTACGAACATAGCTGAAACATCAGTCACCATAGATGGTATACGTTTTGTTGTTGATTCTGGAAAG GTAAAAGAAATGAGTTATGATTCGTCAACTAAAATGCAGAGATTAAAAGAATTTTGGATCTCGCAAGCAAGTGCTGATCAGAGAAAAGGAAGGGCTGGAAGAACAG gtcCCGGTGTCTGCTACCGTATATACGCCGAGCAGCAGTACACAGATATGGATGCCTTCAGTACTCCTGAAGTGTCCCGAGTTCCTCTGGCGTCGCTACTGCTTCTCATGAGCTCCTTGGGGGTTAACGATGTTAGGCGGTTTCCATTTATAGACACACCTCCAGAAGACGCTATCGAAAATGCTTTATTGGAGTTGAAGCAGCAT gggGCCCTAACGTCAAATGAAAAACTAACACCACTAGGCAAAGCTTTAGCGAACTTACCAGTGGAGGTGTCTTTGGCTAAAGCTTTAGTCATAGGAAGTGCCACCTTACCGCCCAATAAGTTGGACTCTGCGCTTGCGTTGACTGCTGCATTGGGTATACGCTCCATTTTTACGACGCGTGCGCATCGTGACTTTGAGTGCgag aattcCAGAAAACCAGACGAATCGGACCACGGTGATCCAATAACGCTAGTATCGTTATACTGTGCGTGGTTGAAGGAGAAATGTAAGGGTGGAGGGCGAGCCTGGTGCAGACGTCGGGGCATAGAGGAGCAAAGATTGTACGAGCTGACTAAACTAGCTGCTCAGCTTAAGGCGTTGTTACAG GATAACAACCTAATGGAGGCCCCCGAAACAGAATCAATGACATCCACTGAAAGAGCGATGCGACACGGTCAGatgaaacaattaaaagaTATGAGAAG ACAGTACAAGCAAAAAGCGGCTGACGACTCAAAGAAACGAAAGCGCTTGAAAGTTGACTCTTGGGAAATAGTTGACGATAAAGATGACAACAGTATGGATATAAGAGATATTGAGTTTCGATTAAGTAATGATGCAAATAGAATACAATCTTTGATTAACGGGTCCAGTACGTCCAGTGGAAGGGACCTGGCTATGTTGAAG attGTACTATGTCGTGCCCTGTACCCACAAATAGCGGTCGCTGATGAGTTCAATCATTGCaag tcTGTTGCCGAACAATTATATCACACATGGAGTAAACCGTTCGTATTTCTACACCCGACGTCATACTTTGGCAAGCAAGGCCGAGTGCTTCAACTAGTCGAGGCGGACATACAAACAGATATACTTGGGTTCAAAAGCAAGCTCCCCGTTTCATCTAGACATCAGATTCTATGCTATTT ATCCTTACTAGAAACGACTAAGCCATATATAGTGAATTCAATGCGTATGCCGGCTGCGCAGACGCTGTTATTACTCGCCCATAGTATTGATACTAATTTTGGATTTTCAAG AATAATATGCGATTCGTGGCTGTTATTGGAGTTTCCGTACCCTGACACTGGCTTGAAATTACTATACAAAGCAACAAAATTGAGACAAAGATGGGATGCGTTAATAAATAGGCGGTTATTAG ATGCAAATCCAAATAAATCAGTGGAGAGTGAATTAGAAAAGAATAAACCAAAGCTCTCGTATGACGAAATTCAGTACGAATTATCTAAAGATTTTAGTTCATATCTAAATAGCGACGTTTGTTATACGATAAAAAGGCTTTTGCCGGCGGATCTAAAGGCTCTATACAGTTGTGAGGAACAAGCCAATGTGGACCCTAATCCGTTTGATTTAGAGTTCAAATGTCGACCTCATGACAAGAAGGGTGGAGTTTATGTCACAGATAATGTCGTTTTTAATTG TATCATGGATTCAGACTGGAGCTACAACTCTTACCAAGAAACATATTCAGTACCGTGGAATTGCCCGAATTGCGGCATAACTGTATGTCTGTCTCCTTTAGAACGATTACAGCATACCGAATTCACATGTTCCGTGAAAGAAGAGAAAGAgattaaaccaattgtaaaagaaattaaacccAACGGAAGAGAATATAAATGCGATAATTGTAAAGAGATATTGTATATGACACCCGTTGAAATATTGAGGCATAAAAAGAATTGTAGATAA